In one window of Candidatus Limnocylindrales bacterium DNA:
- a CDS encoding MG2 domain-containing protein has translation MKTLRPYRSSHILFVSLLLVSLFTPSARAAAVTVQEFSPQGIVKQPHQVTARFSAPMVPFGDLRDLAPPFVIDCPAKGSSRWIDATNWVYDFEKPVAGGVRCTFTLRDDLRSTSGSPAGGKRAFAFSTGGPAVISITPTPGEYEGIDEQQVFLLGLDADVDFAQAQGRIGFYVDGLPGRIEADKVEGADLDAILATLSSWSRPSPPILAIRARRTFPNDRKVRLQWSAGIRSTSGIATDKPQVFEFKTRSRFDVELSCTRENARAGCVPIKPIRLNFTAPISREAFDAIRLKGPDGSEQKPKPADDSDGEITTVIFPGPFSENAAYTVELPRDLRDDAGRVLEAPALVAKTGAMPVLAKFAAPFGIVERNAEPALPVTLRNIEQIVPGTRATAAAVADGTPPVTGVDVRVSADDPARILGWLRRLGAVSRHHSIFEFPKVAPAKTAPGAAPEPETRRLETAGEKTSFTLPKPLPSKETEVVGIPLERPGLHIVELASPMLGAALLSTGRTMYVAAGVLVTNLAVHFKYGRESSIAWVTTLDTASPVGGARVTVSDCNGKELASAETGADGVARFRMLPKQTDLPSCWNDGAAVEPQGEETDVSYDYTSSPAISGLDSGLLVVARTAGDMSFVHTSWGDGIEAWRFHVSGGEWSGGGPALRTVFDRPLYRQGETVHMKHVLRTRTIASGFEIPPADARSVKATIEHTASGQSYPIEVAFDDQGLAAGEWAVPAGATLGTYTVQFTAGSSVVESGTFRVEQFRVPLMHGDVIVPPTLPARPKSVDVDLSVRYLSGGAASGLPVVLRSELVPGAFTAPDDYEGFTFAAGPIEEAAQSDDCEEGDCDGEGSGEPVSRSLPKKELTLDAAGAGRVTLADLPAIDRPTDLVVEAEFRDPNGETVNVATTRTLMAASRVPGLRVEDWLDTGETLHPQVVVLTTDGKPSAGTPVRIEAASRRWLSHRKRLVGGFYDYDNTSETRRLGVLCEGRSDAQGRFRCEAKAPADGQVVLEAIVTDPEGNTATTHSEVWVGEESSGFENHAGDRIELVPEKRSYEPGETARLQVRMPFREATALVTTEREGVGLTQVVHLTGENPVVEVAIGGDEAPNIFISVLAVRGRVGDVQPTALLDLGRPAFKLGLTELTVDWKTHRLAVDVKSDRELYRTREKARVHVRVRDPEGRPPEAGSEVAIAAVDEGLLELSENRSWNLLDAMMSHRSCEVETSTAQGQVIGKRHFGKKALPTGGGGGNGSTRELFDTLLFWSPRVKLDAAGEADVEVPLNDSLTSFRIVAVATAGAGQFGKGSTTIRANRELSILSGLPPLARERDELGAEFTVRNTGQSPLVVRAFGSAEANGNAGKVDLPAQEVAVGPGESRVLVWPVKVPAGASELVYSMRASAAPAAEDLLTIRQRIIPREPVRVVQSTLAQLDGSISMPVRAPADADTGAAGSGIVVSAAASLAAGVAPLKDWLAHYRYSCLEQRVSIAIGREDDDAWQKIMGELGTYIDGDGLLGYFPGQTPGDDRLTAYVISIATAAGRKIPEELLTRMKDGLVGYVNGSVVRPSWLPLPDLSLRKLAAVEALARIGAADPAMLSTIAIQPELWPTSSVLDWWSILLHLPVGAGAAQLPAADSKRRAAERILRARLDLSGTTLVFTTEKDDAIWWMMAGPDSNAARLLLLVAERNLWKEDAPRILRGLVARRKDGALDTTVANAWAVLAMRTFEKTYESEPVAGRTTVALADQARAIEWSVPEPAPVTLPWPPAEATMAVAQQGSGKPWITTTSRAAVARTAPVAAGYRITKTVRAIDARTPGKWSRGDRMGIRLDIDAQRPMWWVVIEDPLPTGASHLASGLGRAAPPPQLSWSDWIQQMKDGVLWPRYVERSHESWRAYVEQMPDGHAFIEYAIRLNQAGSFHLPPTRVEALYAPEVFGEAPNTDLIVEP, from the coding sequence GTGAAAACCCTTCGGCCGTACCGGTCTTCTCACATCCTTTTCGTCTCCCTGCTGCTCGTGTCTCTGTTCACACCGTCGGCGCGTGCCGCCGCGGTTACGGTGCAGGAGTTCTCGCCGCAGGGGATCGTCAAGCAACCGCATCAGGTCACCGCGCGATTTTCAGCGCCGATGGTTCCGTTCGGCGATCTTCGCGACCTCGCACCGCCGTTCGTCATCGACTGTCCGGCCAAGGGCTCGAGCCGCTGGATCGATGCAACCAACTGGGTTTACGACTTCGAGAAACCCGTCGCCGGCGGAGTGCGCTGCACGTTCACGCTGCGTGACGATCTCAGGTCGACGAGCGGAAGCCCGGCCGGCGGCAAACGAGCCTTCGCGTTCTCGACCGGCGGGCCCGCCGTCATTTCGATCACGCCGACGCCGGGCGAGTACGAAGGCATCGACGAGCAGCAGGTCTTCCTGCTCGGTCTCGATGCCGACGTCGACTTCGCGCAGGCGCAGGGCCGGATCGGATTCTACGTCGACGGCCTTCCCGGACGCATCGAAGCCGACAAGGTCGAAGGCGCGGATCTCGATGCCATTCTTGCAACCTTGTCGTCGTGGTCGCGCCCGTCGCCGCCGATCCTCGCGATCCGGGCGCGACGCACGTTTCCGAACGACAGGAAGGTGCGCCTGCAGTGGTCGGCCGGCATTCGCTCGACCAGCGGCATCGCGACCGACAAGCCCCAGGTCTTCGAGTTCAAGACGCGCTCGCGATTCGACGTCGAGCTTTCGTGTACTCGCGAGAATGCGCGCGCCGGCTGCGTGCCGATCAAGCCGATCCGGCTCAATTTCACCGCGCCGATTTCGCGCGAAGCGTTCGATGCGATCCGGCTGAAAGGACCGGACGGAAGCGAGCAGAAGCCGAAGCCCGCCGACGACAGCGACGGCGAAATCACCACGGTGATTTTTCCCGGACCGTTTTCCGAGAACGCGGCGTACACGGTCGAGCTTCCGCGCGACCTTCGCGACGATGCCGGCCGCGTGCTCGAGGCGCCCGCGCTCGTTGCAAAGACCGGAGCGATGCCGGTGCTCGCCAAGTTCGCGGCGCCGTTCGGCATCGTCGAGCGCAATGCCGAGCCGGCGCTTCCGGTCACGCTTCGCAACATCGAGCAGATCGTACCGGGCACGCGCGCTACCGCGGCAGCGGTAGCCGACGGCACCCCGCCGGTAACGGGCGTCGACGTGCGCGTGAGCGCGGACGATCCGGCGCGCATTCTCGGCTGGCTGCGCCGGCTCGGCGCCGTCTCGAGGCACCATTCGATCTTCGAGTTCCCCAAAGTCGCACCAGCGAAGACTGCGCCCGGCGCGGCGCCGGAGCCCGAAACGCGGCGTCTCGAGACGGCCGGCGAAAAGACGAGCTTCACGCTTCCGAAACCGCTGCCTTCGAAAGAGACCGAAGTCGTCGGCATCCCGCTCGAGAGGCCGGGCCTGCATATCGTCGAGCTCGCAAGCCCGATGCTCGGCGCGGCGCTGCTCAGCACCGGGCGCACGATGTACGTCGCAGCGGGCGTGCTCGTCACCAACCTTGCGGTGCACTTCAAGTACGGCCGCGAGAGCTCGATCGCATGGGTGACCACGCTCGACACGGCGTCCCCGGTCGGCGGCGCGCGCGTCACGGTCAGCGACTGCAACGGCAAGGAGCTCGCGTCCGCGGAGACAGGCGCCGACGGTGTCGCGCGTTTCCGCATGCTGCCGAAGCAGACCGACCTGCCGAGCTGCTGGAACGACGGCGCGGCCGTCGAGCCGCAAGGGGAAGAGACGGACGTCTCGTACGACTACACGTCGTCGCCGGCGATATCCGGGCTCGATTCCGGGCTTCTCGTGGTCGCGCGCACCGCCGGCGACATGAGCTTCGTGCATACGTCGTGGGGCGACGGCATCGAAGCGTGGCGCTTCCACGTTTCGGGCGGCGAATGGTCCGGCGGCGGTCCGGCGCTGCGCACCGTGTTCGACCGGCCGCTCTATCGCCAGGGCGAAACCGTCCACATGAAGCACGTGCTGCGCACGCGCACGATCGCATCGGGATTCGAGATTCCGCCGGCGGACGCACGATCGGTCAAGGCTACGATCGAGCACACCGCCAGCGGCCAGTCCTATCCGATCGAAGTCGCGTTCGACGATCAGGGTCTGGCCGCTGGCGAGTGGGCCGTGCCGGCCGGCGCGACGCTCGGCACCTACACCGTGCAGTTCACGGCCGGATCATCCGTCGTCGAATCCGGAACGTTTCGCGTCGAGCAGTTTCGCGTGCCGCTGATGCACGGCGACGTGATCGTTCCGCCGACGCTTCCCGCCCGGCCGAAGTCGGTCGACGTCGACCTGTCGGTTCGCTACCTGTCGGGCGGCGCAGCTTCGGGCCTGCCGGTGGTGCTGCGCAGCGAGCTCGTGCCCGGCGCGTTTACCGCGCCCGACGATTACGAAGGCTTCACGTTCGCCGCGGGCCCGATCGAAGAAGCGGCGCAATCGGACGACTGCGAGGAAGGAGACTGTGACGGCGAAGGCTCCGGCGAGCCGGTGTCGCGATCGCTTCCCAAAAAAGAGCTGACGCTCGACGCTGCCGGCGCAGGCCGCGTCACGCTCGCGGACCTGCCGGCCATCGATCGGCCGACCGACCTCGTCGTCGAAGCCGAGTTCCGCGATCCGAACGGCGAGACCGTCAACGTCGCGACCACGCGGACTCTGATGGCAGCTTCGCGCGTGCCCGGCCTCCGCGTCGAGGACTGGCTCGATACCGGCGAGACGCTGCATCCGCAGGTGGTCGTGCTGACGACCGACGGAAAGCCGTCGGCAGGTACGCCGGTCCGTATCGAAGCCGCGTCGCGCCGCTGGCTGTCGCACCGCAAACGCCTCGTCGGCGGTTTCTACGACTACGACAACACGTCGGAGACCAGACGCCTCGGCGTGCTGTGCGAAGGCCGGAGCGACGCGCAGGGCCGCTTCCGGTGCGAGGCCAAGGCTCCCGCCGACGGTCAGGTCGTGCTCGAAGCCATCGTCACCGACCCCGAAGGCAACACCGCCACGACGCACTCCGAAGTCTGGGTCGGCGAGGAAAGCTCGGGCTTTGAAAATCACGCGGGCGATCGCATCGAGCTGGTTCCGGAGAAGCGTTCGTACGAACCGGGAGAAACGGCGCGGCTCCAGGTCCGCATGCCGTTTCGCGAAGCGACCGCGCTCGTCACCACCGAGCGCGAAGGTGTCGGTCTCACGCAGGTCGTCCATCTCACCGGTGAGAATCCGGTCGTCGAGGTTGCGATCGGCGGCGACGAGGCCCCGAACATTTTCATCTCGGTGCTCGCCGTGCGAGGTCGCGTCGGCGACGTTCAGCCGACTGCGCTCCTCGATCTCGGCCGGCCGGCATTCAAGCTCGGGCTGACCGAGCTCACCGTCGACTGGAAGACCCATCGCCTGGCCGTGGACGTGAAAAGCGACCGCGAGCTGTACCGCACGCGCGAAAAAGCCAGGGTGCACGTGCGCGTGCGCGATCCGGAAGGAAGGCCGCCCGAGGCCGGCAGCGAAGTCGCGATCGCCGCCGTCGACGAAGGCCTGCTCGAGCTTTCCGAAAACCGCAGCTGGAACCTGCTCGATGCAATGATGTCGCACCGCAGCTGCGAGGTGGAGACATCGACCGCGCAGGGCCAGGTGATCGGCAAGCGGCACTTCGGCAAGAAGGCACTGCCGACCGGCGGCGGCGGCGGCAACGGATCGACGCGCGAGCTGTTCGACACGCTGTTGTTCTGGTCGCCGCGCGTCAAGCTCGACGCGGCCGGCGAAGCCGACGTGGAAGTGCCGCTCAACGATTCGCTGACGTCGTTCCGGATCGTCGCGGTCGCGACGGCCGGCGCGGGCCAGTTCGGCAAGGGCAGCACGACCATTCGCGCGAACCGCGAGCTGTCGATCCTGTCGGGCCTTCCGCCGCTCGCGCGCGAGCGCGACGAGCTCGGAGCCGAGTTCACGGTGCGAAACACCGGCCAGAGCCCGCTCGTCGTGCGCGCGTTCGGAAGCGCCGAAGCAAACGGAAATGCCGGCAAGGTCGACCTTCCCGCGCAGGAAGTTGCCGTCGGCCCGGGCGAGTCGCGCGTGCTCGTATGGCCGGTCAAGGTTCCCGCCGGTGCGAGCGAGCTCGTCTACAGCATGCGCGCATCGGCCGCGCCGGCCGCCGAAGACCTGCTCACGATCCGCCAGCGGATCATTCCGCGTGAGCCGGTGCGCGTCGTGCAGTCCACGCTCGCGCAGCTCGACGGTTCGATCTCGATGCCGGTGCGGGCGCCCGCCGATGCCGATACCGGCGCTGCCGGAAGCGGCATCGTCGTCAGTGCCGCCGCATCGCTGGCTGCAGGCGTCGCGCCGCTGAAGGACTGGCTCGCGCACTACCGGTACTCGTGCCTCGAGCAGCGCGTATCGATCGCAATCGGACGCGAAGACGACGACGCGTGGCAGAAGATCATGGGCGAGCTCGGCACGTACATCGACGGTGACGGACTGCTCGGGTACTTCCCCGGCCAGACGCCGGGCGACGACCGCCTGACGGCATACGTGATCTCGATCGCGACGGCAGCGGGGCGCAAGATTCCGGAAGAGCTCCTGACGCGCATGAAGGACGGACTCGTCGGCTACGTGAACGGCAGCGTCGTTCGCCCGTCGTGGCTGCCGCTTCCGGATCTTTCGCTGCGCAAGCTCGCCGCCGTCGAAGCGCTCGCGCGCATCGGCGCCGCCGATCCGGCGATGCTCTCGACGATCGCGATCCAGCCCGAGCTGTGGCCGACGTCGAGCGTGCTCGACTGGTGGAGCATCCTTCTTCATCTGCCGGTCGGCGCCGGTGCAGCGCAGCTGCCGGCGGCCGACAGCAAACGGCGCGCCGCCGAAAGAATCCTGCGCGCGCGGCTCGACCTGTCGGGCACGACGCTCGTCTTCACGACCGAAAAAGACGACGCGATCTGGTGGATGATGGCGGGTCCGGATTCGAACGCCGCGCGCCTGCTGCTGCTCGTGGCCGAGCGCAACCTTTGGAAGGAAGACGCGCCGCGGATCCTGCGCGGCCTCGTCGCGCGCCGCAAGGACGGAGCGCTCGACACGACGGTCGCCAATGCCTGGGCCGTGCTCGCGATGCGCACGTTCGAAAAAACCTACGAGAGCGAGCCGGTCGCCGGCCGCACCACCGTCGCGCTCGCCGACCAGGCGCGAGCCATCGAATGGTCCGTGCCCGAGCCCGCGCCGGTCACGCTGCCGTGGCCGCCGGCGGAGGCGACGATGGCGGTCGCGCAGCAGGGCAGCGGCAAGCCGTGGATCACGACGACGTCGCGCGCAGCAGTCGCGCGTACGGCTCCGGTCGCCGCCGGATACCGCATCACGAAAACGGTTCGTGCGATCGATGCGCGCACGCCCGGCAAGTGGAGCCGCGGCGATCGCATGGGCATTCGCCTCGACATCGACGCGCAGCGGCCGATGTGGTGGGTCGTCATCGAGGATCCGCTTCCGACCGGCGCGTCGCATCTTGCCAGCGGCCTCGGACGCGCAGCGCCGCCGCCGCAGCTTTCGTGGTCCGACTGGATCCAGCAGATGAAAGACGGCGTGCTGTGGCCGCGCTACGTCGAGCGCAGCCACGAATCATGGCGCGCGTACGTCGAGCAGATGCCCGACGGTCACGCGTTCATCGAATATGCGATCCGCCTCAACCAGGCCGGCAGCTTCCACCTGCCGCCGACGCGCGTCGAGGCGCTGTATGCGCCGGAAGTGTTCGGCGAGGCCCCGAACACCGACCTCATCGTCGAGCCGTAG
- a CDS encoding TolC family protein, producing MSGSSLRRGDGRSPRSHKRLFALLAVTIVLAAVQARAQDPADDTAGTQREKKEASGRAPVAIPAPGLMHSRPAKDALAAPSPEVHHPTNGMAGADATAARIVERMLGEISRTQGEPRRLSLTEAVRFAVANNPGIRAQGEIPNRDAWEPFGATEPFDPKVHANVVGSDIRAPSASSLTSGTSPVFNERAIRSGASLSKLFRSGGFMDLTWNNQAVHTNSPFYGLNPRYDERLTLSFRQPLLRNFWASNETTAVLVARSDAEESLAQFEANLSRFVSDIIDVYWTYEQAAAELEVSRRSIALARELVREAQAKVDVGLLAPVAVKEAEADAAARLERSIVIENALTVAAHDLQYKVMLGAAAGKAPEPVVPVEEHVVTPIELDRQSSLRTAAECRAEIRAATYALGRRRIQEKNEHNQRLWDLSLVGHYGFLGLSGDAQVLRDTETGEPILDENQRQQVRSIYGGGYGDAFDLWGDDFHDYAVGFEIEIPFGNARARADVAKAEIEVRQASRDLEQTISNVALDVERALADVESAAKRVTASKASRELAEENVRNQTRRYELGAVTTKDVLDFQEKLAIALASEVRAITDHARAVTRLRMAEGTLLARFGIEIQSPSAPGKPWWYLF from the coding sequence TTGTCCGGATCGAGCCTTCGACGAGGCGACGGCCGCTCGCCGCGCTCGCACAAGCGGCTGTTCGCCCTGCTGGCCGTGACCATCGTGCTCGCGGCCGTGCAGGCTCGTGCGCAGGATCCCGCCGACGATACGGCCGGAACGCAGCGCGAAAAAAAGGAAGCTTCCGGACGAGCGCCGGTCGCGATACCGGCGCCCGGGCTGATGCACTCGCGTCCGGCAAAAGACGCGCTCGCTGCTCCATCGCCCGAGGTCCACCATCCGACCAACGGCATGGCAGGCGCCGATGCGACCGCCGCCCGGATCGTCGAGCGCATGCTCGGAGAGATCAGCCGCACGCAGGGCGAGCCGAGGCGCCTCAGCCTTACCGAAGCCGTGCGTTTCGCGGTCGCGAACAATCCCGGAATCCGCGCGCAGGGAGAGATCCCGAATCGCGACGCGTGGGAGCCGTTCGGCGCGACCGAGCCGTTCGATCCGAAAGTGCACGCGAACGTCGTCGGCAGCGACATCCGCGCACCGTCGGCCAGCTCGCTCACGTCGGGAACCAGTCCGGTCTTCAACGAACGGGCGATTCGCTCGGGCGCGTCGCTCTCGAAGCTGTTCCGAAGCGGAGGCTTCATGGACCTGACCTGGAACAACCAGGCCGTCCACACCAATTCCCCGTTCTACGGTCTCAATCCGCGTTACGACGAGCGGCTCACGCTTTCGTTCCGGCAGCCGCTGCTCAGAAATTTCTGGGCCAGCAACGAGACCACCGCCGTGCTCGTCGCGAGGTCGGATGCCGAGGAGTCGCTGGCGCAGTTCGAAGCGAATCTTTCGCGTTTCGTCTCCGACATCATCGACGTGTACTGGACGTACGAGCAGGCAGCGGCCGAGCTCGAGGTCAGCCGGCGATCGATTGCGCTCGCGCGTGAGCTCGTGCGCGAAGCCCAGGCCAAGGTCGACGTCGGGCTGCTTGCGCCGGTGGCAGTCAAGGAAGCCGAAGCCGATGCAGCCGCACGCCTCGAACGTTCGATCGTCATCGAGAACGCACTGACGGTTGCTGCTCATGACCTGCAGTACAAGGTCATGCTCGGCGCCGCGGCCGGCAAGGCGCCCGAGCCGGTCGTCCCCGTCGAAGAACACGTCGTGACGCCGATCGAGCTCGACCGGCAGTCGAGTCTTCGAACCGCCGCCGAGTGCCGCGCGGAGATCCGTGCAGCGACATACGCGCTCGGCCGCCGTCGCATCCAGGAGAAGAACGAGCACAACCAGCGGCTCTGGGATCTCAGCCTCGTCGGCCACTACGGATTCCTCGGACTGTCCGGCGATGCCCAGGTGCTGCGCGACACGGAGACGGGCGAACCGATCCTTGACGAGAACCAGCGCCAGCAGGTGCGATCGATCTATGGCGGCGGATACGGCGATGCGTTCGACCTGTGGGGAGACGATTTCCACGACTACGCCGTCGGCTTCGAGATCGAGATCCCGTTCGGAAATGCCCGCGCCCGCGCCGACGTCGCGAAGGCCGAAATCGAGGTCCGCCAGGCGTCCCGCGACCTCGAGCAGACGATCTCGAACGTCGCTCTCGACGTGGAGCGTGCACTGGCCGACGTCGAATCGGCGGCCAAGCGCGTCACCGCATCGAAAGCGTCACGCGAGCTTGCCGAAGAGAACGTCCGCAACCAGACGCGCCGCTACGAGCTCGGTGCGGTCACGACGAAGGACGTGCTCGACTTCCAGGAGAAGCTCGCGATCGCGCTTGCATCCGAGGTGCGGGCGATCACCGACCACGCCCGCGCCGTTACCCGGCTCCGCATGGCGGAGGGGACCCTGCTCGCCCGTTTCGGGATCGAGATTCAAAGCCCGAGCGCGCCCGGCAAGCCGTGGTGGTATCTGTTCTGA
- a CDS encoding alanine--glyoxylate aminotransferase family protein codes for MLKKYLLAPGPTPVPPEVLLAMASPVVLHRTPGFSELFRRVSDASARLFGTDGPVLTLSSSGTGAMEAAVTNTLSPGDRVVVVSGGKFGERWGEISRTYGLEVDEIDVEWGTPVDPGLVADALRRSPGTRAVMIQHSETSTTALHPVEEIAKLTRGTDTLLIVDGITSVGVLDCPMDRTGIDVLVTGSQKALMLPPGLALIALSEKAWKANAKAKLPRYYFDLAKARKSLDENTSAYTPAVTLLYGLDAVYRMVETNGGWPAVYRRHRILSEAARRGIETMGLRLLAPAAPSPAVTGVWVPDGIDGGAITRYVRDVLGVTIAGGQGKLKGKILRLAHIGYADTFDVVVGLSAMEMALRHFGRDVPLGRGPGAAQEVLLEMYA; via the coding sequence ATGCTGAAGAAGTACCTGCTCGCGCCGGGACCGACTCCGGTTCCTCCCGAGGTGTTGCTCGCGATGGCATCGCCGGTCGTGCTGCACCGTACGCCCGGGTTCAGCGAGTTGTTCCGGCGCGTGTCGGATGCGTCCGCGCGGCTGTTCGGTACCGACGGACCGGTGCTGACGCTCTCGTCGAGCGGAACCGGCGCAATGGAAGCCGCGGTCACGAACACGCTTTCGCCGGGCGACCGCGTGGTTGTCGTCAGCGGCGGAAAATTCGGCGAGCGCTGGGGGGAGATCTCGCGCACGTACGGTCTCGAGGTCGACGAGATCGACGTCGAGTGGGGAACGCCGGTCGATCCCGGCCTGGTCGCGGACGCGCTGCGGCGGAGCCCCGGGACGCGCGCGGTGATGATCCAGCACAGCGAAACATCGACGACCGCGCTGCACCCTGTCGAGGAGATCGCAAAGCTTACGCGCGGCACCGATACGCTGCTGATCGTAGACGGGATCACGTCGGTCGGCGTGCTCGACTGCCCGATGGACCGTACCGGCATCGACGTGCTCGTGACCGGCTCGCAGAAGGCGCTGATGCTTCCGCCCGGCCTTGCGCTGATCGCGCTCAGCGAGAAAGCGTGGAAGGCAAACGCGAAGGCAAAGCTGCCGCGCTACTACTTCGATCTCGCCAAGGCCCGCAAGAGCCTCGACGAAAACACCAGCGCGTACACGCCGGCAGTGACGCTGCTGTACGGACTCGACGCCGTCTACCGGATGGTCGAGACCAACGGCGGATGGCCCGCGGTCTATCGCCGACATCGGATTCTTTCCGAAGCCGCGCGGCGCGGAATCGAGACGATGGGGCTTCGCCTGCTCGCACCGGCCGCGCCGAGCCCGGCCGTGACGGGAGTGTGGGTTCCCGACGGAATCGACGGCGGCGCGATCACCAGATACGTGCGCGACGTCCTCGGCGTCACGATCGCGGGCGGACAGGGAAAGCTCAAGGGGAAGATCCTGCGGCTTGCCCACATCGGTTACGCTGACACGTTCGACGTGGTGGTCGGACTGTCGGCAATGGAAATGGCACTGCGGCACTTTGGAAGGGACGTTCCGCTCGGTCGCGGACCGGGCGCAGCCCAGGAAGTGCTGCTCGAAATGTATGCTTGA
- the serA gene encoding phosphoglycerate dehydrogenase encodes MARILVSDKLDKQGLEILQAAPGLEVDNNPGLPPDELKKIIGKYEGLVIRSGTKVTADLLEAATSLKIVGRAGIGVDNVDVEAASKRGVIVANTPGGNNVTTGEHAISMMLACARDIPQANATLRAGQWKRNDFMGIEVTGKTIGVIGLGNIGAIVADRAKGLKMNVIGYDPFVNADAAARAGIELVSLDEMYARADFISVHTPLTADTRGLIGEAAIAKMKKGVRIINCARGGIIDEAALLAALNAGHVGGAALDVFATEPPTKDDPLVTHPKVVATPHLGASTGEAQLNVAIAVAEQIRDFFADGTIRNAINVPSLSAEAAGAIAPYVSLGEKIGCLHAQLAGCAPNEIVISYNGEVADLDVRPVNAAVLKGLLSSVLDVPLNAVNAPFLAKDRGVKITEVKNRDSKAFSNSVSVTFKRGDQSRRIEGAVFGGKIVRLVRFDDFFLEAVPEGNILILHNRDVPGVVGRLGTFLAEHNVNIAGLSLGRSGPGGEAVAFYHVDSPLNAGQLDKLRSLQDVTSAQMVKL; translated from the coding sequence GTGGCGCGAATTCTGGTTTCCGACAAGCTCGACAAGCAGGGTCTCGAAATTCTTCAGGCGGCTCCTGGACTCGAGGTGGACAACAACCCCGGTCTTCCGCCCGATGAGCTGAAGAAGATCATCGGCAAGTACGAAGGCCTCGTGATCCGCAGCGGCACCAAGGTGACCGCCGATCTGCTCGAGGCCGCAACGTCGCTGAAGATCGTCGGCCGCGCCGGCATCGGCGTCGACAACGTCGACGTCGAAGCGGCCAGCAAGCGCGGCGTGATCGTCGCGAACACGCCCGGCGGCAACAACGTGACCACCGGCGAGCACGCGATCTCGATGATGCTCGCGTGCGCCCGCGACATTCCGCAGGCCAACGCGACGCTGCGCGCGGGGCAGTGGAAGCGCAACGATTTCATGGGCATCGAAGTCACCGGCAAGACGATCGGCGTGATCGGGCTCGGCAACATCGGTGCGATCGTCGCCGATCGCGCCAAGGGCCTGAAGATGAACGTGATCGGCTACGATCCGTTCGTCAATGCCGATGCGGCTGCACGCGCCGGCATCGAGCTCGTGTCGCTCGACGAGATGTACGCTCGCGCCGACTTCATCTCCGTCCACACGCCTCTGACGGCCGATACGCGCGGACTGATCGGTGAAGCCGCCATCGCGAAGATGAAAAAGGGCGTGCGCATCATCAACTGCGCGCGCGGCGGGATCATCGACGAGGCCGCGCTGCTCGCCGCCCTCAACGCCGGGCACGTCGGCGGCGCGGCGCTCGACGTGTTCGCGACCGAGCCTCCGACCAAGGACGATCCGCTCGTCACGCATCCGAAGGTGGTCGCGACGCCGCATCTCGGCGCGTCGACCGGCGAAGCCCAGCTCAACGTTGCGATCGCGGTAGCCGAGCAGATCCGCGACTTCTTCGCCGACGGCACGATCCGCAACGCGATCAACGTTCCGTCGCTGTCGGCCGAGGCCGCCGGTGCGATCGCACCGTACGTCTCGCTCGGCGAGAAGATCGGCTGCCTGCACGCCCAGCTCGCCGGCTGCGCGCCGAACGAGATCGTCATCTCGTACAACGGCGAAGTGGCCGACCTCGACGTGCGCCCGGTCAATGCGGCGGTGCTCAAGGGGCTGCTGTCGTCGGTGCTCGACGTGCCGCTGAACGCCGTCAATGCGCCGTTTCTGGCCAAGGACCGCGGCGTCAAGATCACCGAGGTCAAGAACCGCGACTCCAAGGCCTTCAGTAACTCGGTGTCGGTCACGTTCAAGCGCGGCGACCAGTCGCGCCGCATCGAAGGCGCCGTGTTCGGCGGCAAGATCGTGCGCCTCGTGCGCTTCGACGATTTCTTTCTCGAGGCAGTACCGGAAGGCAACATCCTCATCCTTCACAACCGCGACGTTCCGGGCGTGGTCGGCCGGCTCGGTACGTTCCTTGCCGAGCACAACGTGAACATCGCCGGCCTTTCGCTCGGACGCTCGGGGCCTGGCGGAGAGGCGGTGGCGTTCTACCATGTGGATTCGCCGCTGAACGCCGGCCAGCTCGACAAGCTGCGCAGCCTTCAGGACGTGACCTCCGCGCAGATGGTCAAGCTGTGA